The Neosynechococcus sphagnicola sy1 genome segment TCCTGGAAAAATTTGCTGCTTTTAAAACTCAGCAGTCTGTACCGGCGATCGCCCCTTCCCAGGCTTACACCTGTCTCCATTACTACCTTCCTGAAATTCCCCTAAGTCAAGATTTTCTCTATTATTCCTGGTTGATTCGGAATTATCCTCGGTTGACAGATTTAGAGCGAATGCGATCAACGTTGCCAGCGCTGCGATCGCCCATCATTAGCATTCTGATGCCCGTCTATAATACCCCAGAGAATTATCTCAGAGCCGCGATCAATTCCGTCTTAGCTCAAGTTTATCCTTGCTGGGAACTCTGTATTGCGGATGATGCTTCAACCGTACCTCATATTCATCAGATCCTCAAGGATTACGGTGAACAAGATCCTCGCATTAAGGTTGATTTTAGAACCGAAAATGGCAATATTTCTCGCTGTTCTAACTCAGCATTGACACTGGCAACGGGAGAATTTGTTGCCCTTCTCGATCATGATGATCTTCTCACCCCTGATGCTTTATATGAAGTCGTCCTGCTGATAAATCAGCATCCTGAGGTCGATTTTGTCTATTCGGATGAAGATAAAATTGATGATCATTACCACCTGAGCCAGCCCTACTTCAAAGCTGACTGGTGTCCCGATTCGATTCTATCTCGGATGTACACTTGTCACCTGGGGGTCTATCGCAAATCCCTGGTGGAGGAAATTGGTGGTTTCCGGGAAGGCTTTGAAGGGTCTCAAGACTATGATCTCGTCCTCCGCCTCACCGAAAAAAACCCAGCATATTTTCCACATTCCCAAAGTTCTCTACCACTGGCGGATTCATGGAGCCTCGACGGCAAGCAGCCTAGACAGTAAGAGCTATGCCACCGATGCCGCAGTGCGGGCACTCTCAGAAGCGCTCTCCCGCCGCCAAGAACCTGGTTTGGTCGTGAATGCGCCGGGGGGGTCATGCGATCGTCCGCTACTATATTCAAAGTTTTGATCGCGTCTCCATTATCATTCCCACCAAAAACTTAGGCCGAGTGCTCCATCAATGCCTTACGTCTATTTTTGAAAAAACCACCTATCCCAACTATGAAGTGATTGTCATTGATAACGGCAGCACAGAAGCAGAAACCGCCCAGGTGTTGAGTCAATGGTTAACCTTAGAACCCGAGCGATTCCGCAGCTATTCCCTCGATATTCCCTTTAACTTTTCCAAGTTGAATAACTATGGCGTCGAGCAAGCTCACGGGAAGTATCTACTATTCCTCAATAATGATACCGAGGTGATTACCCCAGACTGGATGAATGCCCTGGTAGAACAGGGACAACGGCCAGAAATTGGTGCGATTGGGGGGATGCTGCTGTATCCAGATAACACGATTCAACATGCCGGAGTCATTGTTGGCATTGGTGGCGTTGCCGGACATAGCCATAAACATTATATTGCCAATGACCACGGCTACTTTAACCAAATCCAAACGGTGAATAACTACTTAGCGCTGACCGCAGCCTGTCTGTTGTGTCGGCGAGACGTGTTTACCGCAGTCGGAGGCTTTGAAGAGCAACTAGATATTGCATTCAATGATGTGGATCTGTGCCTGAAAATAGTGGAGAAAGGCTATCGTAATCTCTATCTGCCCCACGTGAAACTCTATCACTATGAATCAAAAAGTCGTGGCTATGAAGACACCCCCGAAAAACAATTGCGCTTCCGTCAAGAGATTGAGTATATGCAACAAAAGTGGCAGCACTTCATTGAACATGACCCCTGTTATAGTCCCCATCTAACTCGCCATCGGGAAGACTATGGCATTCGGGAAATGGTTCGTTAGTGTCCAGAGCTTGGAGCTGACGGAAGCACCGGTTTCATAAGGAAACCAAAATTATTCAGCCAGGGGAAAATGCATGGCTCCTCGATCGC includes the following:
- a CDS encoding glycosyltransferase family 2 protein, with protein sequence MRRGGHAIVRYYIQSFDRVSIIIPTKNLGRVLHQCLTSIFEKTTYPNYEVIVIDNGSTEAETAQVLSQWLTLEPERFRSYSLDIPFNFSKLNNYGVEQAHGKYLLFLNNDTEVITPDWMNALVEQGQRPEIGAIGGMLLYPDNTIQHAGVIVGIGGVAGHSHKHYIANDHGYFNQIQTVNNYLALTAACLLCRRDVFTAVGGFEEQLDIAFNDVDLCLKIVEKGYRNLYLPHVKLYHYESKSRGYEDTPEKQLRFRQEIEYMQQKWQHFIEHDPCYSPHLTRHREDYGIREMVR
- a CDS encoding glycosyltransferase family 2 protein, with product LEKFAAFKTQQSVPAIAPSQAYTCLHYYLPEIPLSQDFLYYSWLIRNYPRLTDLERMRSTLPALRSPIISILMPVYNTPENYLRAAINSVLAQVYPCWELCIADDASTVPHIHQILKDYGEQDPRIKVDFRTENGNISRCSNSALTLATGEFVALLDHDDLLTPDALYEVVLLINQHPEVDFVYSDEDKIDDHYHLSQPYFKADWCPDSILSRMYTCHLGVYRKSLVEEIGGFREGFEGSQDYDLVLRLTEKNPAYFPHSQSSLPLADSWSLDGKQPRQ